Part of the Ziziphus jujuba cultivar Dongzao chromosome 8, ASM3175591v1 genome is shown below.
CCAAAGAGTGTACACAGCAGTAGAAAGACAGGGATGGATGTcctaaaattgttaatttagaCCGTGTCAAAGCTGGCTTGTTCTATGAAGGAAAGAAATAtggtttcaaaaaaaaagatgataagCCCCCAAAAATAACCTCATGATTAGTCCTGTGATCGCTATCTCTCCAACGTCATGACTTTGTGTTTTTTGGGCATTATCAGCTTTTAGTCTCGTGACAATGCCAGTATTTTGCTCTTCCCAAAGTTTTTCTTCCTCTCCTTTTACTATGTGTATCCAAATTGTCGTCTTTATTTTCCGTGGACTAAAAACAATCGCAAAATGTCTGCTCCTAATAACTTTTATTTAGGCtatgatttaattaatattatactaTTTTGTTAAAGGAATCAAGTGAGGTGGAAACTGGTTGATTTTTACAATGTTTAGGACTAAACAAATCCACAGAAAGATAGTTTACTGGCTCGCACCTCTGGTTTGGTGTCTTTGgtgttttatattttgcttatccacgctattttctttattacttttttatttgaattaccatataacaaaaaaatctgAGCGTGTACCGAATAGtcaatatataatcataaaaaaaaaataaatcaaaaatgcaATAGCCAATATATTAGGTTTATGGGAGTCGGTGCTTTCATTTGCAGGTCTTGGTCTACCACTTCATATAATACACGCAATCTCATCAGTCTCTCTTACCTTCAGTCTGTGCTAGAAAACCTCACTGTTTGTCATCAATGGCTTCCAAATCCAATCAATTAAACACTACCACCCCCATAACCATCACATCTCCGATCTTCGTAGGTGCCGAGTCTTTGCAGTCCATCCTTTCGCACCGCACTCTAATCGATCACTTCCAATCCTCTCTCTCAACAGTCTCACCCTCTCTCACTACCCCAATTCGCCAAAGCCATGCCGTTTCATCGACTTCCTCTCTGCTCCTCATGCCTTCTTGGTCCTCATCCCCTTCATTTCCATACATAGGCGTCAAGCTAGTCACCTACTTCCCTCAAAATTCCACCTTGAGTCTACCCGGAATCCATGCCAGTTACATCCTCTTCAGCTCCACAACTGGCCAAACCTTGGCTTCCATGGATGGAACCGAACTGACTCTTTACAGAACCTCATGCGTCTCCGGCTTAGCTTCAAGAATTCTGTCCAGAAACGACAGCAAAGTCCTCGTCATGATCGGTGCAGGCGCTTTGGCACCCCATTTGATCAGAGCTCATCTTGCAGCGAGACCCAGTTTGAAGAAAGTCATAATCTGGAACAGAACAGTGGAAAAAGCTAGAAACTTGGCTGAGAAATTGCAGGAAAGTTTGGGAATTGATGGGGTTGGTTTCCAGAGCAATGGATGTTTGGAGGAAGTGATTGAGTTGGGAGATATAGTGAGCTGCGCAACGAATTCAGAGGAGGTGCTTGTGAAGGGCGAGAAGCTGAAAGCAGGGGCACATTTGGACTTGGTGGGTTCGTTCAAGCATTCTATGAAGGAGTGTGATGATGAGGCAATAAGGAGAGGCAGGGTTTTTGTTGATAATGAGGCTGCGTTGGTCGAGGCCGGAGAGTTGGTGGGTGCTTTCGAAAGAGGGGTTATTGATCAGAAAGATATTGGTGGTAATTTGGTAGAATTGATTAGTGGAGAGAAATCTGGGAGAATAAATTCTGAGGAGATCACTGTGTTCAAGTCTGTTGGATCGGCGGTTGTGGATATTCTGGCTGCTCAATTGGTGTACGACACTTTTATGCAGCAGAATCCTTGAAAGAGtgcttctcttctttttttttttttttgtcttttaggGGACAGTAAAAATaatcattgaaaatattttgttctATGT
Proteins encoded:
- the LOC107414759 gene encoding protein SAR DEFICIENT 4, which gives rise to MASKSNQLNTTTPITITSPIFVGAESLQSILSHRTLIDHFQSSLSTVSPSLTTPIRQSHAVSSTSSLLLMPSWSSSPSFPYIGVKLVTYFPQNSTLSLPGIHASYILFSSTTGQTLASMDGTELTLYRTSCVSGLASRILSRNDSKVLVMIGAGALAPHLIRAHLAARPSLKKVIIWNRTVEKARNLAEKLQESLGIDGVGFQSNGCLEEVIELGDIVSCATNSEEVLVKGEKLKAGAHLDLVGSFKHSMKECDDEAIRRGRVFVDNEAALVEAGELVGAFERGVIDQKDIGGNLVELISGEKSGRINSEEITVFKSVGSAVVDILAAQLVYDTFMQQNP